GTGCAGTTTCGCTGGTCCCTCCAGACGGAGTCAGCCTTTCAAAGACTCAAGAGCAGCTTTATCGTCGCCCCTGTGTTGATTCTTCCTGACCCTAAACGGCAGTTCGTGGTGGAGGTGGACGCCTCTGATTTGGGTGCAGGGACGGTGCTCTCTCAGCGTTCCGAACAGGACGACAAGCTCCACCCTTGTGCCTTTTTGTCCCGCAGGTTTTCGCCTTCGGAGAGGAACTATGATGTCGGAGACCGTGAACTGTTGGCCATTAAGCTGGCTTTGGAGGAGTGGAGGCATTGGCTGGAGGGGGCCGAGCATCCTTTCCTGGTCTGGACGGACCACAAGAACATTGAGTACATCAGGACAGCCAAAAGACTTAACCCTCGACAAGCCAGGTGGGCCCTTTTCTTCTCCCGATTTAATTTCTCTATTTCATATCGCCCCGGCTCTAAGAACATTAAACCCGATGCCCTGTCTAGACTATTTAAGGGTGAAAGCGTTCCCAAGGAAACGGAGACAATAATCCCTGAGACGTTGGTTGTAGGTAGCATCACCTGGGAGATTGAGGAGCGGGTCAACAGGGCCAATCAAGGGATTCAGGTTCCTCCGGAGGTACCACCCAACAAATTATTTGTCACCCCCGAACTGCGGGGCCCTGTGATTACTTGGGCTCATACATCTCTGATATCTTGTCATCCTGGTTTCCGCAGAACTCTGACCCGGGTGCGAGAGAGGTTTTGGTGGCCTGGTATGAGGAATGATGTACGCGACTATGTGGCAGCCTGCACAACCTGTGAGCAGAACAAAAGCAAGAACGTCCCCAGTGCTGGACTTCTCCAGCCCCTCCCTGTGCCTCAGCGGCCCTGGTCGGACATTTCCCTTGACTTTGTGACCGGCCTACCACCCTCTGAGGGTAACACTATTGTACTCACAGTGGTAGACCGTTTTTCCAAGATGGTCCGGTTCATACCATTACCTAGCATTCCTTCTGCCAAAGAAACGGCAGAGGTGCTAATGTCTCATGTTTGTCGAGTTTTTGGATTTCCCAGGAATGTCCTGTCTGACCGGGGCCCGCAGTTTGTGGCTCAGTTCTGGAGGGCGTTCTGCCAACTCCTGGGTGCCACAGTTAGTCTGACCTCAGGCCACCATCCTCAAACCAATGGGCAGACGGAGCGGTTAAACCAGGAGCTGGAGAAAGGGCTCCGCTGCCTGGCTTCCCAGAATCTCGCATCTTGGAGCAAGTACGTCATGTGGGTGGAATATGCTCACAATACACTCCCCAGCACTTCCGTGGGCATGTCTCCGTTCCAGTGTGTTTTTGGGTACCAGCCGCCTCTGTTTCCTGCACTGGAGAGGGAGGTCTCTGTTCCTTCTGCTCTTGCCTTGGTCCGCCGTTGCCGTCGGATTTGGGCTCAGGCTCGTCTGAACCTCCTCCGGGCTTCCCAGAGCCACAAAAAGTTTgcggacaggaggaggagatgtgcACCAGCTTATCAAGCCGGACAACAGGTGTGGTTATCCACTAAACACCTACCTCTTAAGGTGGAGTCCCGTAAGTTGGCCCCTCGTTTTGTTGGACCATTCCCTGTGTCAGAAGTTATTAACCCTGTGTCTGTGAGACTCAAGCTTCCCAGGTCTCTTCGTGTGAACCCTACATTTCATGTCAGTGAGGTCCAGCCTGTCAGGACCAGCCCGTTGGTCCCACCTACCAGACCCCCTCCTCCCGCCCGGATCGTCGATGGGGGCCCAGTCTACACGGTTCGGAAGCTGTTGGCTTTTCGCCCTCGGGGGAGGGGTCGTCAGTACCTCGTGGACTGGGAGGGTTATGGACCAGAGGAGAGGTCTTGGGTCTCCTCCCGGAACATCTTGGACCCAGACCTCATACGGGAGTTCGAACGTGACCACCTGCATGATCCTGGGCCTTCTGGAGCCGGCCATTGAGGGGGGGGGTACTGTCAGGCTTTTAGTTTGTggacagacttcctgttttattttggttgcccTCACTTCCTTTTCATGTTCATTCTTGGTTTCTTTACTCCATATGATTacttattgttttcacctgtgtctcgtttgctcctcccctcatgtgtaTTTAAGCCAGTCTCtcccagtgtgtctttgttagaTTGTCTTCTTCCCTGTAAGTAACTCTCTGGcgttttctgtattgtttcctCGTGCACCAACCCTGTTTGTTTCCTTGACCCGTTTTTGCCTCgtgattttgtacttttgccccgctgactgcctttttgtgtaccgAATCCGGACTGTTAATAAACCGCCTCTCTACACCTGTCAgtctctggtctgctctgtgggtcctgTTGTCCGTCTGACCCTGACagctgctttggttttgttgtgcactagtaggagcaatttggttattggcgaaagagtcaatgattatggggaataatcttcaaagcaaaatcagtgtatgctttatacacacaaaaatcggggcaccaccctgtcaccagggaccaatagccaaattaattaataggaaataacagtctcttaaaattatgaaggatgattccgagcactggctgtcatgaattcagctgttataagtacatacacaataaccacagacaacgacaggttaaactataacaggatttattcaccagcaacaaccatccatagataagtatcactttgtaataaacactattataatctaagttttatcaacacacattaactattagctaagataacacaggtacagcagtaagagtatatctatacatgggtATACAcatatacaggagtgtgtgtgtgtgtatgtgtgtgtgtgagagagggagagagagagagagatatgacAAGACCAAGATGGCAGTGGGGTGACGTGGGGGCGTGTCCCTTGAAGCCAAGATGGCGGGTCATCACGTGAGTGGGAAGACtacaaaacaagatggcggctGATCACGTGAGTGGGGAGACTTcaaccaaaatggcgaatgGCCCCatgagtggggaaactacagcCAAAATGGCAAATGACTACATGAGTGagaatcagcacacaaaatagTGAACAACCATACAAACGGTGActcagcacacaaagcagcaaatgaacactGGAGTGATGACTCAACAAAACCAAAACGGCAACAGAAGAATACGCCGGGCGTGTTATTGCGTGTgtgcagaacacacactcaataagaaaaataatccactcCAATTCCTTGGAGTCTTgcgtatcaccacacaatagcggagtcagtaaaccagagcttatctgctcagctattggtcctttaactggtgagGCACGGTCTTGCTGAACTGGCGGAAGTGGACGACCAGTAATAAGCCGCTTAAACGTTTGCGAGATGCTGGCGATCATCAtcattgtcttttttccttcaggcaTGCCTGGCACAGCTGTGCTGGTGTCATTAAGCCCACCTGCTTCCTGATCACCGCTTCTTACTTAAGGACCTGGTCTGCATCTACTCTCCGCcagttcttcagtttttccCTGCAGTAGTACTACGTCAACCTTTAGAAACCTTTGAAAGTCTCTTTTGTCGTCTGAtaatcttttctctttcagatcGCCAGCTCCAGTTCCCCGTTCAGCGGTGATGGCATCCTTCGTCGTGTTTTTTCTGCCCGTCTGTTGAAACCCTCTTTtagaggacaccttttgttatTCTTTCTTTTGACTATAAATAAATCTCTAAGCGAGAATCTGCGTTTAGATCCTTCATCTATTCAGCGATAGCTGCTAACACTTTCCACTTTCCATCTTTCCACTGGATTATGGCTCCAACAGTGCTCACTGGAACATTCAGCAGTTTAGAAATCCTTCTATAAACAATACCATTAGTATGTtttgcaacaacaaaaatgttgcaAAGGTCTTGAGAGAATGCTTTGCTTTCACCCATCATGAGATGTTTCTTGTGTGACACCTTGGTAATCAGGCACCTTTTTTATAGGCCATCAGTTGGGCCTGAACCAGCTTTTGATAGATTTCAGCTTTTGCACCTCCCTTTCTTCATGTGTTCAATACTTTTTCCCCTGtgtcatttcacattatttaaaCATAACTTGATTTATGGACATCTATGGTTTGATTTCTTTGcatgtgttgatgtgttgttgTTACCAACATCTGGTGAACATTTCATGTCAATAGCACCTTTAGTCTTCTGCCAGGGTGGTGCACTGTTGCCATTGCTTTCCTATTCACTGCATGTGGTGATGTGGTAACTATGTTCACTTTCAATTGAGTCAATATTTTGTGGTTGTGCTTTGGTGACTGGGTGGGTGGCAGTGGTCTCCAGGCCTTCTGGTAGCTCTCAGGAACTCCCTTATATGTCTGGCTGCTACTGATACTGATGTGTTTACAACTGACcaatttttatcttttctacTTGCATACCTGGTTATGCTTTTAATATAAGATACGGAATAAGTGTCCATAAATCTTTTACAGTGTATGTCAAACAAATTTTTCTGTCATCCATGCACACCTGCTTTGCTAAAAGCTCTAGCAACACATCCTGCTTGGCTCTTAGCGTTGTTCGAGattttcagaaacatttagACACATTTTTGTTGAGATATAGATGTACACATTTTCCACAATATTAACACAGGTCTACTCGGTTTGAGGCTGCGTTAATGTGAATTTACAACTTTTGCTTAGAAAGAATCTCGAAtgttacataaaaatgttgagATTTCTTGCTGCTGAATCTTTTATTGGATTATATATAGATTACATTAATGTTGACTACATTGATTTTCTGTGAATTACACTAATGTTGATTACATTGATTTTCTGTGGATTACACTGATGTTGATTACATTGATTTTCTGTGGATTACACTTATATTGATTATACTTATTGTGTTTCAGTGCTTGTTTACTGGAATTGTTGGAACAATCTCTTTGTAACAGTCCCTCAGGGAAAAGCCAGACACGGTATTGGCCTCTTGGACAACACGAGGAGGAGCAGGCATGGTGATGACACGCTTCAGATAGCAGCGATTGCTGGAACACAGAATTGACAGGATCTTCAGTTTCGTACTGTGATGGATTTTATATAAAATACGCAAAGACACATGTCATCAAATTATAAAGTGGGACTACAGTGACAGATGGAGATAAAGTTTAGTATTTCATGGTTTCTGGATACTGATTTATATGGCATAAGTAAGGGTTACTTTACATGTTAGTGATGTAGCTGTAGAACTGGCAGTTGTTATCTTCAGTGCAGGCTCTCTGGCATCCCTCAACGTCATTCGTCGGGAAATAGCGAATGTCAGAATATGGAAAATCTAATCCTACGTAAGTCTTTTTAATCCAGTCTGTTAGCAGAAAGGAACAAGgttattgctgctgctatagAAATTCAAtgctaaatataaacataacaaATTCATAGATAAACATATACAGTCATATACTAGAGATTTAGTAAATGGAACATACCGTTATCTGGTTGACAGAAGTGTGCTGGTAATCCAGATGTGTATCCTTTCACAGCTTTGAGGACCAGTGTGGCTGCATTATTCTTTAGGTAACAGTTAAAGttatgactgaaaacatgaaaaaacacagctAAATAAATGTATACAGAGGTATAAAAAATAGTACatagacagaaaattaaaatcttgAACCGcatcaaaatgtcacaagcTTCCCCAATCCATTTTCAAATCCCCCTCAAGCGTAGTCTACTGAGATAGTTAATGTGCAGCACACaatcagaggaaagagaggtTGATTCTCACTCACAGGTCATCAAATACCAAAGCCAGTTGTCACTATTTGACAGCCTGGGTATGAGACTCAGGAATCGACTATCTTTCAGAATtgtgtatatactgtgtatatagTATATTGTCATATGGccaaagaataaattaaaatccaGATTGTCTTATCTCACTGTGTAGTTATGTATTGTTATGGTACTGTATGGAATTCCATAACCTCCTCCTGTTTGTGAAATGGGAgcaaaaaataactttattaactctctctctctgataaAGCAAAGTATTTAGTTGTACCTGTTGTCTGCACGTTTGCACAGCAGCAATGACAACACACTACCTGATGTAAGTGAAGTAGGTGCAGAGAGGATGAGCAGAGCAGAATGTCTGACAGTGTTCAGGAGAGGTAGCGGGGAGAACGTCAACGTTGCCAATTGCGAAGTCAGAATTTGGAAAAAGCTTGACTTCACATGCTGTATAAAACAAGCAGTACAGTGAGAAAGCATACATAACAGTCTGAATAATGTTGCTACAACCTTTGCTATGAATGTTTGATTACCTGGGTAATGGTTTTGAGGCATTTGTATTTGTTGGGAGAATCCAGATACAATGACAGGAACTGGTTTTATGATAGGTATCCTTGGTATTGACCAGCTGAATTTAAGATGGCACTTATACCTAAACACAGGCAGAAGAATAACATCATTACAGAATGCTATCTCTGAAGTGGTTAAAGACAAATGGATAGTGTACACACAACAAGGTTGTCAGTTTGATTCCGTCTACAGGCATGGAAATTTTGAGTCAAAGTAAATGGCTACTAATGAATAGTTGCCTGAATGCAAGGCAATATAGCTAAAATGCAGACCTGAAGCTGCTCAGGTGCCAGCAGTTTAATGTCTAACTAGTGTTGGGCAGTGCAAGTCTATCTAAAATTGCTCCGCCCCAAACTGATGTTTGCATCAACCAATGAtgtcaaagaaataaacaaatttcaATGTAATATTATTCACTTTATTTACCtaatgtttgctgttgtgaAGTTCTCATCAAGAAAGGTAAAAAACTGACAGGCAGGATCACTTGTACAGGCTTTCTGACACTCCTCATAGTCTGCTGTGAACAAGGTTCGGTAGTCTTCTCCCGGGAAGTTCACATGGTGATACACCTGAGACAGGCAAGGCTCTGGCAGAAAGACAGTCTGACACTGAGTTAAGGAGAGTTTTACCACATATCATTAGTTACTAATGGTTATCATAGTTTTTCAAATGGTTGTATGCCTACGTGGATCAGGGTTGCAGGCTTTGAGAGAAAACCCAGAGGTGATACCCAGTAGTGGGGTCTCGACATTGGGATTTCCAGAAGAAGTGGACTTCAAGTAGCAGTAGAACTGTCtggtggagagagaggcagtTGTACTGATGTCAGCAAGGCAGATCTTTTTAGTTTGTGATCAATCTTGAAAGCATCCATAAAGACTGCAATATTTAATATCCTCTTACTCTTGCTACATTTCATGGACCAGCGGATTTGCACTatgggaaaaaacaaattgaatgACGGAGAAATTGTTTAAAAGCCAAATGACTGATTCACATGGTTCATTCTTGGTTAGTGCATTTTGAGCAATGCAGTGTGAGCTATAGCTAGCAATGCAGATGAGTTCTTCAGGGAGGAGACTTGAAGACCTTTAATACAAAATTGTGTTCTAATGATGTgtatatagaaaaataaaaggctaTTTCAAGTCAAGCTCTAGTCTATAGGgcatttcaaaacagaaaaaatattttggattgtgattaaaaatactgataatataataaagtgaaaaacagatttctacaaaataatgtcaattaattaaaaatacatgatgtaaaataagtgactgaataaatattcacccccttcaagtcagtatttagtagatACACCTTTATGGAACCAACTCAGGGGTAAAAGtctcatttatttgaaaaaataaaaaagaagatatgaaactgaaagttgaaatattgattttgaactttgaaaaatacaacgTTGTactcaaatgaaaaataaggtTTTTTTGAGTTGAAATCCTGAAATCCTGTAGAATAAAtatctattttcaattttcatcGTCacatatatttcaatatttgtGGTCTCAtctttttttagtttcaaatgatattttttcgatttcagatcttttttcgctttcagatttttttcaccaacacacacatgactaCTCTGAAagagttaaaagcttcagcagctgggTTCTTCACTaatcaaagctttatgggagaaagccACTGCTGAAGAAACGTAATATTAAATCTTGACTAAAGTTCACCCAGAGACACCTaaagtgatttgattttgaactttaaaaaataaccggtggatcgctggttcgattccccgtaccggtgtccatgaggtacccttgagcaaggtacctaacccccactgctccccgggcgctgcacgcggtcgcccactgccccgggtttgctgtgtgtgtgtgcacgtcacttgggtgggttaaatgcagagcacgaatttcgttggagtgagtttcctccaatgacaaaatatgtcactttcatctttcatcactttcatctttcaaactAAAAATATGTGCAACAaaagttttttcagttttaatataatttttaatcAGTTCTGAAATCCTTTtgaataaattacttttttcactttcatatatatttcagtttttgagGTCTTATTTTTCAGATTGAGATTTTATGAAGtttcaaattatattttttcgttttcagatttttttcaccaacacacacatggctactctgaaggagttaaaaggttcagcagctgagatggaaGAAACTCTTCATACAACTGTTCACTTTCAGGTCTCACTTCAGATTTTCAGTTACAAACTTTTAGAGCAATGCAGTGTGAGCTATAGCTAGCAATGCAGATGAGTTCTTCAGGGAGGAGACTTGAAGACCTTCAATACAAAATTGTGTTCTAATGATGTgtatatagaaaaataaaaggctaTTTCAAGTCAAGCTCTAGTCTATAGGgcatttcaaaacagaaaaaatattttggattgtgattaaaaatactgataatataataaagtgaaaaacagatttctacaaaataatgtcaattaattaaaaatacatgatgtaaaataagtgactgaataaatattcacccccttcaagtcagtatttagtagatACACCTTTATGGAACCAACTCAGGGGTAAAAGtctcatttatttgaaaaaataaaaaagaagatatgaaactgaaagttgaaatattgattttgaactttgaaaaatacaacgTTGTactcaaatgaaaaataaggtTTTTTTGAGTTGAAATCCTGAAATCCTGTAGAATAAAtatctattttcaattttcatcGTCATTTCAATATTTGTGGTCTCAtctttttttagtttcaaatgatattttttcgatttcagatcttttttcgctttcagatttttttcaccaacacacacatgactactctgaaggagttaaaaggttcagcagctgagatggaaGAAACTCTTCATACAACTGTTCACTTTCAGGTCTCACTTCAGATTTTCAGTTACAAACTTTTAGAGGAGTGTggaatcatgagtgacagcataacaaagaagtCAGAGGACCTTCCACAATCACGTTGccttcaggaaatgaaatttgaaaatttatCACCCCGTcagtttctactgttggttTTGTACCTGTTGTCTCCAGTCCAGTCGTGCCGAAGAAAGCTGaagaagagacaggaggagtGCTGGGTGCACAGCTGCTGACAGTGCTCAGCatcaggagagaagagagataCTATGTCTGTTCCTGGAAAATCCACATTCACCAGAAGTTCCCGCTTACAATCTGAAGAAATGGAAAGACATGCAGTATtatatgcatatacacacagtcaaataGATTTTGCTAAGTGAGTAAGTGGTAAAATGGACACAGTACAGTGTCAGAACAGTGCATTACCATGACTTTGGGAGAGGccacagaggcagagcagacccactaaaatgaaatttgttgccatcttctcatctcagtTTTGAAGCAAGAGAAAttcttcagctgcagtcaaagaGATGCTTCTGTAACTGCCTTAAAGACTGCTTTGTAACTCATACATTTATACTACTGATTGATTTGCATGACTGAGTGTTGACACACTCAGTGTTGACACACTCAGTCACTCTTTCTCAGTATCCAGTGTACACTTCATCcctagaaatctcttttaatcctactccatctctggacaggttcctgcccatagacctccccgagctgacctccagcattaacaaatctaacccaactacatgtctcttagaccccatcccaactaagctcctcaaggacgtctttcccttgattgcCGTTTCCTTCTGAGATCAGAccaacttatccttaacaacaggttatgtaccacaggcgtttaaaaccgctctcattagacctttgcttaaaaaaaccttcacttgaccccggcatcttagcaaactataggccgatatccaacctcccgtttttatctaaaatacttgaaagagtggttgcaaatcagttaattgatcacctacacaggaacagtctctttgagatgtttcagtctggtttcagagcccatcacagcacagaaacagcactgggttaaagtcacaaatgacctcctcatggcatcagaccgcgggcttgtctccatactcgttctactggatctcagtgctgctttcgacactgtagatcacagcattttattacacagattagaacatgagactaggatcacagggactgcacTATGCTagttcaaatcatatttaacagatagatttcactttgttcacattaaAGATGTTCAgtccacaaggttcagtgcttgggccgatcctgttaaccttattcagaaacatggcataaactttcattgttatgctgatgacactcagctgtacttatccttaaagcctgaagaaacagagccgttagccagactccaggcatgtcttaaggacataaaggcCACATaatgacctccaattttttattattaaactcagacaaaactgagatcgTTGTTCTACGCtccaaacatcttagaactagaatagctgatgatattgtctctctggacggcattacgttggcccccagtacgactgcgaggaacctcggcgttatcttcgatcaggacgtgtcatttatccatcacattaaacagatctctaaggccaccttctttcacctccgtaatattgctaagattaggagtgtcctctctcagagtgatgctgaaaaacttgtccatgcttttgttacttctaggctggattactgcaactcactattgtcaggatgtccaaattactcaATTacaatagcctgcagctgatccagaatgcagcagctagagttttaacaggaatcagtaaaagggatcatatctcccccatcttagcttctctccactggcttccggtaaaattcagaatagactttaaaattctcctacttacatataaggccctaaatggactagcctcatcatacctgcaggatctaatagtcccatatattcccaatagatcactcagatcacacaGTGGAGgcttacttgcagttcccagaattcataaaagtagaacgggaggacgagcctttagctatcaggcacccctgctgtggaaccagttgccaatctgggttcgacaggcagacaccacctccacttttaagactaaacttaaaacctttctgtttagtaaagcatatagttagccccaaataaagtgtgtagggctggtaggcatagtttcactcacctcatgatatatagccacaggtagaataggtctgtgactaactgttaatctttaaatctctatcatagctaagctgctataggcctatgctgccaggggacacaaacatgatccaccaagcagtttcccctcctccttttcctcttctatcctctcccctcatcagattaacatgcagttcattattttatgtcactaactgtgtgtccagttctcctcgtagttttgtgtctctccctctctctatatatatatatctttctgcaggtatctctccatccagatcttcatgttgaactgtagccggctctatgaccaacccaatgtctactgttgacatctgcctgtcattcttctgtgcaccgactatcggcggggtggttctccctacgggctgaaattgaactgataggatagtgattttcaacagcacataaaaaatacatgaatgttacagcagttcattataatttcattattataatttcagtcttgtgaaatgttaaaatcatattgaggtggtatcaaaacagttgagattttgttttacttgtctttttagtaatgtcattctcatgttgttaattgctttcctgcctgtacaacatccattgcacgtctgcccgtcctgggtgaggaatccctcctctgttgctcaccctgaggtttcttccatttttttcccgttaaaggtttcttctgggagtttttccttagtcgatgtgagggtcgaagggcagaggatgttgctgatgttatgttaagccctttgagacaaactgcttgtaaaaatgggctatacaaataaagttgacttgacttgacttgacttcaaGTGTAATTGATCCCTGTGATGATAACATTAGCCAGCTTTTACTTTTGCTATTACAGAGCCAACTGAAGAAATGCAAATACGAAGGTACAGGGGGAGTTTCAATGGGGAATGGGGAACTTCAGCAGATGTTGAAATGAGGTGCATGTCAGTGATTCCCAGgagcaacattaaaaccagatCAAACTCATATAAGTTGCGCCATTGTAGTGACGCCTCTCCTTttcatattattgttatttagaaagcagtaaaaaaacagATTCCTTTACTTAATAAGTAAATCACATTGGCAAGTTTGCTCATTTAAGCTACATAATTTTGTCATATTAGCCTGTTGTGTTTGGCTAGCATACAAAAG
The Scatophagus argus isolate fScaArg1 chromosome 21, fScaArg1.pri, whole genome shotgun sequence genome window above contains:
- the LOC124052632 gene encoding coagulation factor XI-like; protein product: MATNFILVGLLCLCGLSQSHDCKRELLVNVDFPGTDIVSLFSPDAEHCQQLCTQHSSCLFFSFLRHDWTGDNRQFYCYLKSTSSGNPNVETPLLGITSGFSLKACNPDPQPCLSQVYHHVNFPGEDYRTLFTADYEECQKACTSDPACQFFTFLDENFTTANIRYKCHLKFSWSIPRIPIIKPVPVIVSGFSQQIQMPQNHYPACEVKLFPNSDFAIGNVDVLPATSPEHCQTFCSAHPLCTYFTYISHNFNCYLKNNAATLVLKAVKGYTSGLPAHFCQPDNDWIKKTYVGLDFPYSDIRYFPTNDVEGCQRACTEDNNCQFYSYITNINRCYLKRVITMPAPPRVVQEANTVSGFSLRDCYKEIVPTIPVNKH